The proteins below are encoded in one region of Garra rufa chromosome 12, GarRuf1.0, whole genome shotgun sequence:
- the LOC141346664 gene encoding cysteine and glycine-rich protein 1-like, whose translation MPLGGGNKCGCCKKTVYFAEEVQCEGQSFHKSCFLCMVCRKNLDSTTVAVHQDEIYCKSCYGKKYGPKGYGFGGGAGTLSMDTGEALGIKPTGQTSHRPTNNPNPSKFAQKLGGSDVCPRCGTAVYAAEKVVGGGNSWHKSCFRCAKCGKSLESTTLADKDGEIYCKACYAKNFGPKGFGFGQGAGALAHAQ comes from the exons ATGCCGCTGGGAGGAGGAAACAAGTGTGGCTGCTGTAAGAAGACGGTGTATTTCGCAGAGGAGGTTCAGTGTGAAGGACAAAGCTTCCACAAGTCCTGCTTTCTGTGCA TGGTGTGCAGAAAGAATCTGGACAGCACAACAGTAGCTGTGCATCAGGACGAGATCTACTGCAAGTCCTGCTACGGCAAGAAATACGGCCCAAAGGGCTACGGCTTTGGTGGAGGAGCGGGAACCCTGAGCATGGACACGGGTGAAGCTCTGGGAATCAAACCGACCGG ACAAACATCCCATCGTCCCACCAACAACCCCAACCCGTCAAAGTTTGCGCAGAAGCTTGGAGGTTCAGACGTTTGCCCTCGCTGTGGAACCGCCGTGTACGCGGCAGAAAAGGTGGTTGGAGGGGGAAAC TCTTGGCATAAGAGCTGCTTCAGATGCGcaaagtgtggaaagagtttggaGTCCACAACCCTAGCTGATAAAGATGGAGAGATTTACTGTAAAG cgTGCTATGCTAAGAACTTTGGACCAAAGGGCTTTGGCTTTGGTCAGGGAGCTGGTGCTTTGGCTCACGCTCAGTAG